Proteins from one Fragaria vesca subsp. vesca linkage group LG6, FraVesHawaii_1.0, whole genome shotgun sequence genomic window:
- the LOC101311302 gene encoding probable disease resistance protein At5g66900-like: protein MELFYHSASLRDERSHTLEDLSRKIVKRCNGFPLAITVMGSSLSGQPLEVWRKRESEWSKGSSILDSETKLFLCLQSSLDALDKGFSLVKDCYLDLGSFPEDKKIPVGVLIDMWAEL from the exons ATGGAACTTTTTTATCACTCAGCCTCACTCAGAGATGAGCGCTCTCATACTCTAGAAGATCTCTCGAGAAAG ATAGTAAAGCGTTGCAACGGATTTCCACTTGCGATTACAGTTATGGGAAGTTCACTCTCTGGGCAACCTTTAGAGGTCTGGAGAAAAAGAGAATCAGAATGGTCTAAGGGTTCTTCCATTTTAGATTCTGAGACAAAATTGTTTCTTTGCCTCCAGAGCAGCCTAGATGCTTTGGATAAAGGATTTTCGCTTGTGAAAGATTGTTACTTAGACCTGGGATCTTTTCCTGAAGACAAAAAAATCCCGGTTGGTGTCCTTATTGATATGTGGGCAGAGTTGTAG
- the LOC101314785 gene encoding probable disease resistance protein At5g66900-like, whose amino-acid sequence MACFSKGVGKMSDAFPNIEELNIDDCNEPEELLADFFNVIHLKKISIFDCYDLRSLPEEIGNLVNLEVLRLRKCSNLLKFTGSVRNLKKLNFLDLSGCYNIQLPEDIGELSSLRKLDLRRCYQVWKLPPSVSDLDQLEEVRCDDFRVDLWEAFLPTLTNLRIVGSGVARNSI is encoded by the coding sequence ATGGCATGTTTCAGCAAAGGTGTTGGCAAAATGTCGGATGCATTTCCAAATATAGAGGAATTAAACATTGACGATTGCAATGAGCCTGAAGAGTTGCTTGCGGATTTCTTTAATGTGATTCATTTAAAGAAAATCAGTATCTTTGACTGTTATGATTTACGTAGTTTGCCTGAAGAAATTGGAAATTTAGTCAACTTGGAAGTATTGAGGCTAAGGAAATGTAGTAACCTTTTAAAGTTTACTGGCTCAGTTAGAAACCTCAAAAAGTTAAATTTCCTCGACTTGTCTGGTTGTTACAACATTCAGTTGCCTGAAGACATTGGTGAACTTAGCAGTTTAAGAAAGTTGGACCTGAGGAGGTGCTACCAAGTGTGGAAGCTGCCACCATCAGTTTCGGATCTTGATCAGTTAGAGGAAGTGAGATGCGATGATTTTAGAGTCGATTTATGGGAAGCCTTTCTACCGACTCTCACAAACCTACGCATAGTGGGCAGTGGCGTAGCTAGAAACTCGATTTAG
- the LOC101311595 gene encoding uncharacterized protein LOC101311595, translating into MSQGYAIELYFDPALENQVLKAWNVLARRQISTQLIEIESRPHITLFSSSFIEPAKLENIIKAFAAKQEPLALSFSSIGSFPTDNNVLFLAPTPSVSLLQFQSQLCEAMKKEGVEIGEEYRTDSWMPYCAVAQDVPKSRMAEAFCVLRELKLPVAGYAMDVGLVEFSPVRELFSFVLGNTVEA; encoded by the coding sequence ATGTCACAAGGCTATGCAATCGAGCTTTACTTCGATCCTGCGCTGGAGAACCAGGTCCTGAAGGCTTGGAATGTTCTTGCTCGCCGCCAGATTAGCACCCAGCTCATCGAAATCGAATCACGCCCTCACATCACTCTCTTCTCCAGCTCCTTCATTGAACCAGCAAAGCTCGAAAACATAATCAAGGCTTTCGCTGCAAAGCAAGAGCCTTTGGCCTTGTCTTTCTCGTCCATTGGGAGCTTTCCGACTGATAACAATGTGCTGTTTCTGGCCCCAACTCCTTCGGTTTCGTTGCTTCAGTTCCAGTCGCAGTTGTGTGAGGCAATGAAGAAAGAAGGTGTTGAAATTGGGGAGGAGTATCGCACCGATTCGTGGATGCCTTACTGTGCTGTTGCTCAAGATGTGCCAAAGAGTCGGATGGCAGAAGCGTTCTGCGTATTGAGGGAATTAAAGTTGCCAGTCGCTGGGTATGCTATGGATGTTGGGCTGGTTGAGTTTTCGCCAGTCAGGGAGTTGTTTTCTTTTGTGCTAGGTAACACAGTAGAAGCATGA
- the LOC101315080 gene encoding protease Do-like 9-like: MDIDEAAPPPTSEPLADAGTSQPSRRGRGRPRKTDSANITASPERRSSRHVSEQNGDAAEPPLMVPSWESVARVVPAMDSVVKVFCVHTEPNFSLPWQRKRQYSSSSSGFVIGGKRVLTNAHSVEHHTQVKLKKRGSETKYLATVLAIGTECDIAMLTVSDDEFWEGVSPVEFGELPALQDAVTVVGYPIGGDTISVTSGVVSRMEILSYVHGSTELLGLQIDAAINSGNSGGPAFNDKGTCVGIAFQSLKHEDAENIGYVIPTPVIKHFITDYEKNGAYTGFPIIGIEWQKMENPDLRTSMGMKADQKGVRIRRIEPTAPDSHLLQPSDVILSFDRVNIANDGTVPFRHGERIGFSYLVSQKYTGDTALVKVLRNSKILEFKIKLGTHKRLIPAHINGKPPSYYIIGGFVFSAVSVPYLRSEYGKDYDFDAPVKLLDKHLHAMAESSDEQLVVVSQVLVADINIGYEDIVNTQVLAFNGKPVKNLKNLATMVESCDEEYLKFDLEYNQMVALQTKTAKAATLDILLTHCIPSAMSDDLKS; encoded by the exons ATGGACATCGACGAAGCCGCCCCGCCCCCCACGTCGGAGCCTCTCGCCGACGCCGGCACCTCCCAGCCCTCCCGCCGCGGCCGCGGCCGCCCCAGGAAGACCGACTCCGCCAACATCACCGCCTCCCCGGAGCGCCGCAGCTCGCGACACGTGTCGGAGCAGAACGGCGACGCCGCGGAGCCGCCGCTGATGGTGCCGAGCTGGGAGAGCGTGGCGCGCGTGGTGCCGGCGATGGATTCGGTGGTGAAGGTGTTTTGCGTTCACACGGAGCCGAATTTCTCGCTGCCGTGGCAGAGGAAGAGGCAGTATAGCTCGAGTAGCAGTGGGTTTGTGATTGGGGGTAAAAGGGTCTTAACCAATGCGCACTCGGTGGAGCACCATACGCAGGTTAAGCTCAAGAAGCGTGGCTCGGAGACTAAGTACTTGGCTACTGTGTTGGCCATTGGGACTGAATGTGATATTG CCATGCTCACTGTGAGTGATGATGAGTTCTGGGAAGGAGTTTCACCGGTGGAGTTTGGAGAGTTGCCGGCACTACAAGACGCTGTGACGGTTGTGGGCTACCCTATCGGGGGTGACACAATCTCTGTGACAAGTGGTGTTGTGTCACGTATGGAGATACTGTCATATGTTCATGGATCGACTGAGCTTCTGGGACTGCAG ATAGATGCTGCCATAAACTCTGGAAACTCTGGTGGGCCTGCCTTCAACGACAAGGGGACCTGTGTAGGCATTGCTTTTCAGTCCCTTAAACACGAAGATGCGGAAAATATAGGCTACGTGATTCCAACACCTGTTATTAAGCACTTCATTACAGATTACGAGAAGAATGGGGCATATACAG GGTTCCCAATTATTGGAATTGAGTGGCAAAAAATGGAAAATCCTGATCTACGCACGTCAATGGGGATGAAGGCTGATCAAAAGGGTGTACGTATCAGAAGGATTGAACCTACAGCTCCAGATTCTCATCTTCTGCAACCATCTGATGTCATTCTTAGCTTCGATAGAGTTAATATTGCAAATGATGGCACAG TTCCATTCAGGCATGGTGAGCGCATAGGTTTCAGTTACCTTGTCTCTCAGAAATATACTGGCGATACTGCTTTAGTGAAAGTTCTTCGTAACTCAAAGATACTGGAATTCAAAATTAAACTTGGAACACACAAGCGTCTGATCCCAGCACACATCAACGGCAAACCTCCTTCCTATTATATCATTGGTGGATTTGTTTTTTCAGCTGTATCTGTTCCGTATCTGCGTTCTGAG TATGGAAAGGATTATGATTTCGACGCTCCCGTCAAACTATTGGACAAACATTTACATGCAATGGCAGAATCTAGTGATGAACAGCTTGTTGTCGTTTCTCAG GTACTTGTTGCTGACATTAATATTGGATATGAGGACATTGTTAACACACAG GTTCTTGCTTTCAATGGTAAGCCTGTGAAAAATCTAAAAAACCTGGCCACCATGGTGGAGAGTTGCGATGAAGAGTACCTAAAGTTTGATCTAGAATACAATCAG ATGGTTGCCCTACAGACAAAAACAGCCAAAGCTGCAACGTTAGATATCCTTCTGACTCATTGCATACCTTCAGCCATGTCTGATGATCTTAAGTCTTAA
- the LOC101315372 gene encoding protease Do-like 9-like, with translation MYLQFINPTSTTTALNDNIPISKVASSSLPQQSLVVVDHNVELGVVSSEPMVQRWDGGGGGRVVPAMDAVVKVFCVHTEPNFSLPWQRKKQYSTSSSGFVIKGRRVLTNAHSVDHHTQVKVKKRGSDTKYLATVLAIGTECDIAMLTVSDDEFWEGISPVEFGTLPALQDAVTVVGYPIGGDTISVTSGVVSRMQILSYVHGSTELLGMQIDAAINSGNSGGPAFNDKGKCVGIAFQSLKHEDVENIGYVIPIPVIMHFILDYEKNGAYTGFPIIGIEWQKMENPDLRMSMGMTPDQKGVRIRRMEPTSPESLLLKPSDVILSFDGVNIANDGTVSFRHGERIGFSYLVSQKYIGDNALVKVLRNSQTLEFNIKLAKHKELIPSHIEGKPPSYYIIAGFVFTAVSVPYLRSEFGNLFDVPIKLLDKHLHAMAESVDEQLVVVSQVLVADINIGYEDIVNNQVLDFNGKPVKNLKSLANMVENCNDEYLKFSLEYNQMVVLQTKTARAATLDILTTHCISSSMSDDLKTKE, from the exons ATGTATCTCCAGTTCATCAATCCCACAAGCACAACCACCGCCTTAAACGACAACATCCCCATTTCCAAGGTAGCTTCTTCTTCTTTGCCGCAGCAATCACTAGTAGTTGTAGACCATAACGTTGAGTTGGGTGTCGTGTCGTCGGAGCCGATGGTGCAGAGGTGGGATGGTGGTGGTGGTGGGAGAGTGGTGCCGGCTATGGACGCGGTGGTGAAGGTGTTTTGTGTACACACGGAGCCGAACTTCTCGTTGCCGTGGCAGAGGAAGAAGCAGTATAGTACGAGTAGTAGTGGTTTTGTGATTAAGGGTAGGAGGGTGTTGACCAATGCGCATTCTGTGGATCATCATACACAGGTCAAGGTCAAGAAGCGTGGCTCTGACACCAAGTACTTGGCTACTGTGTTGGCCATTGGAACCGAGTGTGACATTG CAATGCTTACGGTGAGTGATGATGAGTTCTGGGAAGGGATTTCACCTGTGGAGTTTGGGACTTTGCCTGCGCTGCAAGATGCTGTGACTGTTGTGGGATATCCTATTGGAGGTGACACAATTTCTGTCACGAGTGGTGTTGTGTCACGCATGCAGATACTTTCTTATGTTCATGGTTCCACTGAGCTTCTCGGAATGCAG ATAGATGCTGCAATAAACTCTGGAAACTCTGGTGGGCCGGCGTTTAATGATAAGGGGAAATGTGTGGGGATTGCATTTCAGTCTCTCAAACATGAAGATGTGGAAAATATAGGCTATGTCATACCAATACCAGTTATTATGCACTTCATTTTGGATTATGAGAAGAATGGGGCGTATACAG GGTTCCCAATTATTGGAATTGAGTGGCAAAAGATGGAAAATCCTGATCTGCGCATGTCAATGGGGATGACACCTGATCAAAAGGGTGTTCGAATCAGAAGAATGGAGCCTACATCGCCGGAATCTCTTCTTCTGAAACCATCTGATGTTATTCTTAGCTTTGATGGGGTTAACATTGCTAATGATGGCACAG TTTCATTCAGGCATGGAGAGCGCATAGGTTTCAGTTACCTTGTCTCCCAAAAGTACATTGGCGATAATGCTCTAGTCAAAGTTCTACGCAACTCCCAGACACTTGAATTCAACATAAAACTAGCAAAACACAAGGAACTGATCCCTTCACACATAGAGGGAAAACCTCCTTCCTATTATATCATTGCTGGATTTGTATTCACAGCTGTATCTGTTCCATATCTGCGTTCTGAG TTTGGAAATCTATTTGATGTTCCGATCAAATTGTTGGACAAACATTTACATGCAATGGCAGAATCTGTTGATGAACAGCTTGTTGTTGTTTCTCAG GTACTTGTTGCTGACATTAATATTGGTTACGAAGACATCGTGAACAATCAG GTTCTTGACTTCAATGGTAAGCCTGTAAAGAACCTGAAGAGCTTAGCCAACATGGTCGAGAATTGTAATGACGAGTACCTGAAGTTTAGCCTAGAATATAATCAG ATGGTTGTTCTACAGACGAAAACTGCCAGGGCAGCAACACTAGATATCCTCACGACGCACTGCATATCTTCGTCCATGTCTGATGACCTTAAGACTAAAGAGTAA
- the LOC101311886 gene encoding auxin-induced protein 5NG4-like: MAGRSCYRDVLPFTAMVTMESTNVGLNTLFKAATNRGMSYHVFVVYSYSIAALALLPAPFISHRSRRLPPLNFSIMSKILLLGLIGSSSQIMGYTGISYSSPTLASAISNLVPAFTFILAIIFRLEEVALKSRSSQAKIIGTIVSLAGAFVVTLYKGPQISFTGQTQSLLLNSPASNPDWVIGGLLITAEYILVTLWYIVQARIMKEYPNELTVIFFYNVIVSIVAAIVGLITERDPNAWRLRPDMSLVSILCSGLLNSLLNNSVHTWTLRVKGPVYVTMFKPLSIAIAVVMGVTFLGDTLYLGSLLGAAIISVGFYTVLWGKAKEESGDDSGADSLESPSSNKAPLLQTYKTENV; the protein is encoded by the exons ATGGCAGGAAGGTCTTGTTACAGAGATGTGCTGCCATTCACAGCCATGGTGACTATGGAGAGCACCAACGTGGGTTTGAACACACTGTTCAAAGCTGCAACCAACAGAGGAATGAGCTACCATGTCTTTGTTGTCTACTCTTACTCCATAGCTGCTCTTGCTCTTCTTCCAGCTCCCTTCATCTCCCACAG ATCAAGGAGGCTTCCTCCTCTTAACTTTTCCATCATGAGCAAAATTCTTCTTCTTGGGCTAATTGG GAGTTCATCTCAGATAATGGGGTATACAGGAATCAGCTACAGCTCTCCCACGCTTGCTTCTGCTATCAGCAACCTTGTGCCAGCTTTCACTTTCATTCTTGCCATCATTTTCAG GCTGGAAGAAGTAGCTTTAAAAAGTAGAAGCAGCCAAGCTAAAATCATCGGTACTATAGTTTCACTTGCAGGTGCATTTGTGGTAACTCTCTATAAGGGTCCCCAAATTTCCTTCACTGGTCAAACACAATCTCTTTTGCTAAACTCACCAGCTTCAAACCCAGACTGGGTCATTGGAGGCCTTCTGATAACAGCCGAGTATATATTGGTGACACTATGGTACATTGTTCAG GCACGAATTATGAAAGAGTACCCAAATGAGTTAACTGTGATCTTCTTCTACAATGTAATAGTCAGCATTGTAGCTGCCATTGTTGGTTTGATTACAGAAAGGGATCCAAATGCTTGGAGGTTGAGACCTGATATGTCATTGGTCTCCATCCTGTGCTCA GGATTACTAAACTCATTGTTGAACAATTCTGTTCACACGTGGACCTTGCGTGTGAAGGGACCTGTGTATGTGACAATGTTCAAGCCATTGTCGATTGCCATTGCTGTTGTCATGGGCGTAACGTTCCTTGGTGATACACTTTATCTGGGAAG CCTACTTGGAGCAGCAATTATATCTGTAGGATTCTATACAGTACTATGGGGAAAAGCTAAAGAAGAGAGTGGTGACGACTCCGGAGCTGATAGCCTGGAATCACCATCTAGCAACAAGGCTCCTTTATTGCAAACCTATAAAACCGAGAATGTCTAG